Proteins encoded in a region of the Deltaproteobacteria bacterium genome:
- a CDS encoding DUF559 domain-containing protein, translating into WLKAEGYQVLHFWNSEFYENREGVLSQILAASE; encoded by the coding sequence TGGTTGAAAGCAGAAGGATACCAAGTATTACATTTTTGGAACTCTGAATTTTATGAAAATCGTGAAGGGGTGTTGAGTCAAATTTTAGCAGCAAGTGAATGA
- a CDS encoding carotenoid biosynthesis protein produces MTQLSPFWPHFLTTLQHRPYVFVFLFFFLVFGLIQLGPKRTLLFLISGWSIAFASEVSSIRNGFPYGDYQYVYENLKGELLLWGVPLWDSLSYTFLAYASYSTALLFRFSSLKTLMLSSLLMMGLDVIIDPLTALGDQWFLGRIYYYPHGGLYFAVPLSNFAGWALVAFCIVGAYQIIEKRLASTPSPPETLKNYLGFLLYSGVFLFNWSITLYLKLYSLALMDLGLFILLLFFLKNRLLPTKF; encoded by the coding sequence ATGACTCAACTCTCACCCTTCTGGCCTCATTTTCTAACCACGCTGCAACATCGCCCCTATGTGTTTGTGTTCCTTTTTTTCTTTTTGGTTTTTGGATTGATTCAACTGGGCCCAAAGCGCACCCTGCTGTTTTTGATTTCGGGATGGAGCATCGCCTTTGCCTCTGAAGTTTCGTCGATTCGCAATGGATTTCCTTATGGAGACTATCAATATGTTTATGAAAACCTGAAAGGAGAACTGCTGCTTTGGGGAGTCCCTTTGTGGGATTCGCTTTCTTATACCTTTCTGGCCTATGCGAGTTATAGCACTGCGCTTCTTTTCCGTTTCTCCTCTTTGAAAACTCTGATGCTCTCCTCCCTCCTCATGATGGGTCTGGATGTCATCATTGATCCCCTCACTGCCTTGGGAGATCAATGGTTTCTGGGCCGAATTTATTATTATCCCCATGGAGGACTTTATTTTGCTGTGCCTCTCAGTAATTTCGCCGGCTGGGCCCTGGTGGCTTTTTGTATTGTGGGGGCTTATCAGATTATAGAGAAGAGATTGGCAAGCACCCCTTCTCCTCCCGAAACACTAAAAAACTACCTCGGCTTTCTCCTCTACTCCGGAGTCTTTCTTTTTAATTGGAGTATCACCCTTTACTTAAAATTATACTCGCTCGCCTTGATGGATCTTGGCTTATTTATTTTACTTTTGTTTTTTCTAAAAAATCGGCTGTTACCTACTAAATTTTAA
- a CDS encoding aspartate aminotransferase family protein codes for MPFNIKNLFEEHKNKNLIFHEQFINPQFVRVLRTIGFDKIYERAEGAYLYDQEGSAYLDFLSGYGSFNIGRNHPVVAQAIKDVLDLKLPNMIQMGVTLLPGLLAKELLQLCSDSIDTVFFTNSGTESVEGALKFAKAHTRRDQILYLDHAFHGLSIGSLSVNGNEEFRKGFGRLLEPTQAVYMNDLEALEKALSSKQFAAFIVESIQGKGVYVPAPDFLPEAQRLCRKYGTLFIADEIQTGFGRTGRFFAFEHWNLEPDIITIAKSLSGGYVPVGAILMRRAIYESTFTKMDRCVVHSSTFGKNDLAMAAGLATLWVLREEKLLENSHQLGTYLLEGLNALKSKYEMLKEVRGKGLMIALEFGEPKSLKLKVGWKMVHAASKGLFGQMVVVPLFTQHKILSQVPGHNMDVIKILPPLMISQKEADLFITAIDQVMDACHKFPGAAWEVGYTLAKQALKAST; via the coding sequence ATGCCTTTCAATATCAAAAACCTGTTCGAAGAACATAAAAACAAAAATCTCATTTTCCACGAGCAATTCATCAATCCCCAATTTGTGCGCGTCCTCCGCACCATCGGATTCGATAAAATTTACGAGCGTGCAGAAGGTGCCTATCTCTATGATCAAGAAGGGAGCGCCTATCTGGACTTTCTCTCAGGCTATGGATCTTTCAACATCGGTCGCAATCATCCTGTGGTCGCCCAGGCCATCAAAGATGTTTTAGATCTCAAACTTCCCAACATGATCCAGATGGGCGTGACTCTGCTTCCAGGCTTACTGGCCAAAGAGCTGCTGCAACTTTGTTCCGATTCTATCGATACCGTTTTTTTCACTAACTCCGGCACCGAAAGTGTGGAAGGGGCCCTCAAGTTTGCCAAGGCCCATACCCGGCGCGATCAGATTTTGTACTTGGACCATGCCTTTCATGGTCTGTCTATCGGTTCACTTTCCGTGAATGGAAATGAAGAATTTAGAAAAGGTTTCGGTCGACTTTTGGAGCCCACCCAGGCGGTTTACATGAACGACTTGGAGGCCCTGGAAAAAGCACTCTCCAGCAAACAGTTTGCGGCCTTCATTGTCGAGTCTATCCAAGGCAAGGGCGTTTATGTCCCTGCTCCGGATTTTTTACCCGAGGCCCAGCGTTTGTGCAGAAAGTATGGGACCTTATTCATTGCGGATGAAATCCAAACGGGCTTTGGACGCACAGGTAGGTTCTTTGCCTTTGAACATTGGAATTTGGAGCCCGATATCATCACCATCGCCAAATCTTTGTCGGGCGGCTATGTGCCGGTGGGTGCGATCTTGATGCGTCGGGCGATTTACGAATCGACTTTTACCAAAATGGATCGCTGCGTGGTGCATTCTTCCACCTTCGGGAAAAATGATTTGGCCATGGCGGCAGGTCTGGCCACTCTCTGGGTGTTAAGGGAAGAAAAACTGCTAGAGAACAGTCATCAGCTGGGGACCTATCTTCTCGAGGGCCTGAATGCCTTAAAATCAAAATACGAAATGCTGAAAGAGGTGCGAGGAAAAGGCTTGATGATCGCGCTGGAATTTGGCGAGCCCAAATCGCTGAAGCTGAAGGTGGGTTGGAAGATGGTGCATGCGGCTTCTAAAGGCCTCTTTGGCCAGATGGTGGTGGTGCCTTTGTTTACGCAGCATAAAATTTTATCTCAAGTGCCGGGCCACAATATGGATGTGATTAAAATTTTGCCTCCTTTGATGATCAGCCAGAAAGAAGCGGACCTGTTTATTACGGCCATCGATCAAGTGATGGACGCCTGTCATAAATTTCCCGGAGCGGCTTGGGAGGTGGGCTATACCTTGGCAAAGCAGGCCTTGAAGGCTAGTACCTGA
- a CDS encoding response regulator, with the protein MPLPKKQIVLIVDDNPTNVELLKAHLKPYNYELRCAYDGDEALKKVEEEAPDLILLDLMMPRTSGYEVCQILKKDKKTQLIPIIVVTALKELNDKIKAIEIGADDFLLKPFNKVELITRIKSLLKLKSLYDDIEHSEDIIFTLAEMLEAKDIYTRGHSERVAKYSVALSKFVGLSEFDQETIRRGALLHDIGKIGVRESILNKPERLSQEEIQHIRSHPARGCEICRTLKSLQNSLPIVRHHHERLDGQGYPDGISKNEISLGARVVAVCDSYDAMTSNRPYRKGMPPSEAIKIFEKEKESGQWDPHLVNEWIILIKRSGLEKR; encoded by the coding sequence ATGCCACTCCCAAAAAAACAAATTGTACTCATTGTCGACGACAATCCCACTAACGTGGAACTGTTGAAGGCCCACTTAAAGCCTTATAACTATGAGCTACGCTGCGCTTATGATGGCGATGAGGCACTCAAAAAAGTGGAAGAAGAAGCCCCCGACTTGATTTTACTCGACCTCATGATGCCACGAACTTCGGGATATGAAGTTTGCCAGATTCTCAAAAAAGACAAAAAAACACAGCTCATTCCCATTATAGTCGTCACCGCGCTAAAGGAATTGAATGATAAAATTAAGGCTATTGAAATAGGAGCGGACGATTTTTTGCTAAAACCCTTCAACAAAGTGGAGCTCATCACCCGCATTAAATCACTACTCAAACTCAAGTCTCTGTACGATGACATTGAGCATAGCGAAGACATTATCTTCACTTTGGCCGAAATGTTGGAGGCCAAGGATATTTATACCCGAGGTCATTCCGAGCGTGTGGCGAAATATAGCGTCGCCTTATCCAAATTCGTTGGGCTTAGTGAATTTGATCAGGAGACCATTCGACGAGGGGCCTTGTTACACGATATCGGAAAGATTGGAGTTCGCGAATCTATTTTAAACAAGCCTGAACGACTCTCCCAGGAAGAAATCCAGCATATTCGTTCTCATCCCGCCCGTGGATGTGAAATTTGTAGAACCTTAAAATCCCTTCAAAACTCACTTCCCATCGTGCGTCACCATCATGAACGATTGGATGGGCAAGGCTATCCCGATGGAATTTCCAAAAATGAAATTTCACTCGGTGCCAGGGTGGTAGCCGTCTGCGATTCCTATGACGCCATGACTTCCAACCGCCCCTATCGAAAAGGGATGCCCCCTTCCGAAGCAATTAAAATTTTCGAAAAGGAAAAAGAGAGTGGTCAATGGGATCCACATTTGGTCAACGAATGGATTATCCTGATTAAGAGGAGTGGCCTAGAAAAAAGGTAG
- a CDS encoding endonuclease III domain-containing protein codes for MSNSKVILEEIFQKMLQHFGPQKWWPAETAFEVIVGAVLTQNTNWMNVEKAITQLKQKKLLNFKSLFEIEEASLAELIRPAGYFNVKAKRLKALLRFIFEETEGELDPLFELPPSNLREKLLQVKGVGPETADSILLYAAQKPIFVVDQYTYRVLSRHFLIPEESSYEEMQYFMIQHLPEDLNLFNEYHALIVRVGKEFCKPKAQCENCPLKGVNW; via the coding sequence ATGTCTAATTCTAAGGTTATTCTCGAAGAAATCTTCCAAAAAATGCTACAGCATTTTGGCCCGCAGAAATGGTGGCCGGCCGAGACTGCCTTTGAAGTGATAGTGGGGGCCGTTTTAACGCAAAATACAAATTGGATGAATGTAGAAAAAGCCATCACTCAGTTGAAGCAGAAAAAACTGCTAAACTTCAAATCCCTTTTTGAAATTGAAGAAGCCTCTCTGGCTGAACTAATTAGGCCAGCAGGTTATTTTAATGTGAAGGCCAAGCGCTTGAAGGCCTTGCTTCGTTTTATCTTTGAAGAAACAGAAGGGGAATTAGACCCGCTTTTTGAACTGCCCCCTTCAAACTTGAGAGAGAAGCTATTGCAGGTGAAAGGCGTAGGGCCTGAAACGGCGGATTCTATCCTACTCTATGCGGCCCAAAAACCTATTTTTGTGGTTGATCAATATACCTACCGAGTTTTAAGCAGACATTTTTTAATTCCCGAAGAAAGTTCTTATGAAGAGATGCAATATTTTATGATACAGCATCTGCCAGAAGATTTAAATCTGTTTAACGAGTATCACGCCCTGATTGTCAGGGTGGGTAAGGAGTTCTGTAAACCCAAAGCTCAGTGTGAAAATTGTCCTTTAAAAGGGGTGAATTGGTAA
- a CDS encoding MoxR family ATPase, producing the protein MKNNTYLGTEDYVASPELQEVVNVALAIQRPLLLKGEPGTGKTLLAQSIAKALGRPLLRWNIKSTTKAQEGLYVYDTVQRLNDSRFGGAEVSNIKNYIKLGKLGESFVAPNPVVLLIDEIDKADLEFPNDLLAELDEMRFYIPETKEDIIAKNRPMVVITSNSEKELPDPFLRRCVFHFIEFPDAKMMAQIVKVHFPELDSKLLKYALEKFYFVRSQNNLKKPPSTSELIDWLNALIALGLDAKVLERQMPLLSCLLKNEQDMENSNIRFYS; encoded by the coding sequence ATGAAAAATAATACTTATTTAGGTACTGAAGATTACGTCGCCTCTCCCGAACTTCAAGAAGTGGTCAATGTCGCGCTGGCTATCCAACGCCCTCTGCTTTTGAAAGGTGAACCGGGGACAGGAAAAACCCTGCTGGCGCAATCCATTGCCAAGGCGCTGGGCCGGCCCTTGCTGCGCTGGAATATTAAATCGACCACCAAGGCTCAGGAAGGTCTTTACGTGTATGACACCGTGCAACGCCTGAACGACAGCCGCTTTGGAGGAGCAGAGGTTTCTAACATCAAAAATTACATCAAATTGGGAAAGCTGGGAGAATCTTTCGTAGCGCCAAATCCCGTTGTTTTGCTCATCGATGAAATTGACAAGGCCGATCTGGAATTCCCAAACGATTTACTCGCAGAGTTGGATGAAATGCGATTTTACATTCCTGAAACCAAGGAAGACATCATCGCAAAAAATCGTCCTATGGTGGTGATTACGTCCAATTCTGAAAAAGAATTACCCGATCCTTTTTTACGCCGCTGTGTCTTTCACTTTATCGAATTTCCCGATGCGAAGATGATGGCACAAATCGTAAAGGTGCATTTTCCGGAACTGGATTCCAAACTCCTTAAATATGCCTTGGAAAAATTTTATTTTGTGCGCTCACAAAATAATCTCAAAAAACCCCCTTCTACTTCCGAGCTGATTGATTGGCTGAACGCCCTCATCGCTCTAGGCCTGGATGCCAAGGTTTTAGAAAGGCAAATGCCTTTGCTCAGTTGTTTACTGAAAAATGAGCAGGACATGGAGAATTCGAATATAAGGTTTTATTCTTAA
- the eno gene encoding phosphopyruvate hydratase has protein sequence MPKIKKVQAREVIDSRGNPTLEAEVLLDNNILGRAIVPSGASTGEHEACELRDGDKKRYQGKGVLKAVQNVKTKIAEILIGKECSQQAALDQAMIALDGTSNKSNLGANAILGVSLALARAAAQSENLPLYAYLKQLFPSPQPSPSRGEGDPFILPVPMMNIINGGAHADNNIELQELMIVPVCGGRFSEALRAGIEVFHSLKKLLHDANYSTAVGDEGGFAPSLKSDREGLEFIMRAIEKAGYKPGEEVLIALDAASSEFYKEGKYYPVAKQAHNVDQMIEYYSKFQKDFPLVSIEDGLAEDDWEGWKKLSAALGSKVQLVGDDLFVTNVERLQRGIKEKIANSILIKVNQIGSLTETLAAIHLAQEHGYTTVISHRSGETEDSTIADLAVATAAGQIKTGSASRGERMAKYNQLLRIEEELGEKAEFLGKKVFE, from the coding sequence ATGCCAAAAATTAAAAAAGTTCAGGCCCGAGAAGTGATCGATTCCCGTGGAAATCCCACCTTGGAAGCCGAGGTATTGCTGGATAATAACATTCTAGGCCGCGCAATAGTTCCTTCCGGTGCCTCGACGGGAGAACACGAGGCCTGCGAATTGCGGGATGGCGATAAAAAACGCTATCAGGGGAAAGGGGTTTTGAAAGCAGTTCAGAACGTAAAAACAAAAATAGCAGAAATTTTGATAGGCAAAGAATGTAGCCAGCAAGCGGCGCTTGATCAAGCCATGATCGCTTTAGACGGAACATCAAATAAAAGTAATTTAGGCGCCAATGCTATTTTAGGGGTTTCATTGGCTTTAGCTCGTGCGGCTGCACAAAGTGAAAATCTTCCTTTATATGCTTATTTAAAGCAACTTTTCCCCTCACCCCAACCCTCTCCCTCAAGGGGAGAGGGGGATCCTTTTATTCTCCCTGTGCCCATGATGAATATCATCAATGGCGGTGCCCATGCCGATAACAATATTGAACTGCAGGAATTGATGATTGTGCCGGTGTGCGGAGGCAGATTCAGCGAGGCCTTGCGGGCTGGGATCGAAGTTTTTCATAGCCTGAAAAAATTATTGCACGATGCAAATTACTCTACTGCGGTGGGTGATGAAGGCGGATTTGCACCGTCTTTAAAATCGGATCGAGAAGGTCTGGAATTCATTATGCGAGCCATTGAAAAGGCCGGATACAAGCCGGGCGAAGAGGTTCTCATTGCTCTGGATGCGGCTTCCAGTGAGTTTTATAAAGAAGGAAAATATTATCCTGTAGCCAAACAAGCTCATAATGTCGATCAAATGATCGAATATTATTCGAAGTTTCAAAAAGATTTTCCTCTGGTTTCTATTGAAGATGGTCTGGCCGAAGACGATTGGGAGGGCTGGAAAAAATTGAGCGCTGCACTCGGCTCCAAGGTTCAGTTGGTGGGCGACGATTTGTTTGTCACGAATGTCGAGCGCCTTCAGAGAGGGATTAAAGAAAAAATAGCCAATTCGATTTTGATTAAAGTGAATCAGATCGGCTCACTCACCGAAACTCTCGCTGCCATTCACCTGGCCCAAGAACACGGCTATACTACCGTAATTTCACATCGCTCCGGTGAAACCGAAGACAGCACGATTGCCGATTTAGCGGTGGCGACTGCAGCCGGCCAAATCAAGACAGGTTCTGCTTCCAGAGGAGAGCGCATGGCCAAATACAATCAGCTTTTGAGAATAGAAGAAGAGTTGGGAGAAAAGGCTGAGTTTTTGGGGAAGAAAGTTTTTGAGTGA
- a CDS encoding DUF2191 domain-containing protein yields the protein MRTTIRMDDQLLQEAKTFAAKIGLSLTRLMEEGLKLRLKQAPAKGKSKKIKFPVSKGNCIRPGININSNAELYDLMDEE from the coding sequence ATGCGTACTACTATCCGAATGGACGATCAGCTGTTACAAGAGGCAAAAACATTTGCAGCAAAAATAGGGCTGAGTTTAACTCGACTCATGGAAGAAGGGTTAAAACTGAGGCTGAAGCAAGCGCCTGCAAAAGGAAAAAGTAAAAAGATTAAGTTCCCAGTTTCTAAGGGAAATTGTATCCGACCAGGAATTAATATTAATTCGAATGCCGAGCTTTATGATTTAATGGATGAAGAATGA